A stretch of Myxococcus hansupus DNA encodes these proteins:
- a CDS encoding tRNA (5-methylaminomethyl-2-thiouridine)(34)-methyltransferase MnmD codes for MSTAREANPRDGDFELITLRNGSRAVRHLGHGEVMHPSVGPWQEALRLYVEQPRLADRLRQPGAPLVIHDVGLGAATNAVAALTCARGLGAEQRRGLEVVSFEVDLAPLRLALADPAGFPFLQPFREAAQTLMRDGVWEEEGIRWRLLLGDALPHLDGELPVADLVYFDPFSPASNPDMWTEAVLARVRRHCREDGEGTLLLTYSAATPTRVTLLLAGFFAGAGVSTGTKGETTVGATRLSSLEAPLGARWLERWKRSSSRAPHGGQLTPEVEARVLAHPQWR; via the coding sequence GTGAGCACCGCGCGCGAGGCCAATCCTCGCGACGGAGACTTTGAGCTCATCACCCTGCGCAATGGCTCGCGGGCCGTGCGGCACCTGGGCCACGGTGAGGTGATGCACCCCTCCGTGGGGCCGTGGCAGGAGGCGCTGCGGCTCTACGTGGAGCAGCCGCGCCTGGCGGACCGGCTCCGGCAGCCGGGGGCTCCGCTGGTGATTCACGACGTGGGCCTGGGGGCCGCCACCAACGCGGTGGCCGCGCTCACGTGCGCGCGGGGGCTGGGTGCGGAGCAGCGCCGGGGGCTCGAGGTGGTCAGCTTCGAGGTGGACCTGGCGCCGCTGCGGCTGGCCCTGGCGGACCCGGCGGGCTTCCCGTTCCTCCAGCCGTTCCGCGAGGCGGCGCAGACGCTGATGCGCGATGGCGTCTGGGAGGAGGAGGGCATCCGCTGGCGCTTGCTGCTGGGCGACGCGCTGCCGCACCTGGACGGGGAGCTGCCGGTGGCGGACCTCGTCTACTTCGACCCGTTCTCTCCGGCGTCCAATCCGGACATGTGGACCGAGGCGGTGCTGGCGCGTGTGCGCCGGCACTGCCGCGAGGACGGGGAGGGCACGCTGCTCCTCACGTACAGCGCAGCGACCCCCACGCGGGTGACGCTGCTGCTGGCCGGGTTCTTCGCGGGCGCGGGCGTGTCGACGGGGACCAAGGGCGAGACGACGGTGGGCGCGACGCGGCTGTCGTCGCTGGAGGCTCCGCTGGGTGCGCGGTGGCTGGAGCGGTGGAAGCGCTCGTCATCGCGTGCGCCGCACGGCGGGCAGCTCACGCCCGAGGTCGAAGCGCGGGTGTTGGCGCATCCGCAGTGGCGGTGA
- a CDS encoding alpha/beta fold hydrolase, translated as MREALQMEDWGGTGPVLHLAHANGFPPGCYRKLIEHLKPRYHVFTLRTRCLVPGSDPRELRTWDDMADDLIHALRAQGVQGIVGVGHSMGGVATLLASAKAPALFRAVVAMDPVLFTGAREWALRALTLLGLRSRVPPASLARRRREAWGAREEAATSYGKKPLFARFDPECFQDYIHHGLTDAPGGGFRLTIPKAWEARVFETSPRDAWQTLSTVSVPTLVIRGADSDTLTRDALERARLTVSDIQTEELSGTGHLFPLEQPARCAERILAFLDGLDASRAVAMSAR; from the coding sequence ATGCGCGAAGCCCTTCAGATGGAGGACTGGGGTGGTACCGGTCCGGTCCTGCACCTGGCCCACGCCAACGGATTTCCACCGGGCTGCTACCGGAAGCTCATCGAGCACCTGAAGCCGCGCTACCACGTCTTCACCCTGCGCACCCGCTGCCTCGTGCCGGGCTCCGACCCTCGGGAGCTGCGGACCTGGGATGACATGGCGGATGACCTGATTCATGCGCTGCGTGCGCAGGGCGTGCAGGGCATCGTGGGGGTGGGGCACAGCATGGGCGGCGTGGCGACACTGCTCGCGTCCGCGAAGGCCCCCGCGCTCTTTCGCGCCGTGGTGGCCATGGACCCGGTGTTGTTCACCGGGGCGCGGGAGTGGGCCCTGCGCGCGTTGACGCTGCTCGGATTGCGCAGTCGCGTGCCTCCCGCGAGCCTGGCGCGCCGGCGCCGGGAGGCCTGGGGCGCGCGTGAAGAGGCCGCCACGAGCTACGGCAAGAAGCCGCTGTTCGCCCGCTTCGACCCGGAGTGCTTCCAGGACTACATCCACCACGGCCTGACGGATGCTCCCGGTGGAGGCTTCCGGCTGACCATCCCCAAGGCCTGGGAGGCGCGTGTCTTCGAGACGTCTCCTCGCGACGCCTGGCAGACGCTGAGCACGGTGAGCGTGCCGACGCTGGTGATTCGCGGCGCTGACTCCGACACGCTGACCCGTGACGCACTGGAGCGGGCGCGACTTACGGTGTCGGACATCCAGACCGAGGAGCTGTCCGGCACGGGGCACCTCTTCCCGTTGGAGCAGCCCGCTCGGTGTGCCGAGCGAATCCTGGCCTTCCTGGACGGGCTGGACGCATCCCGCGCGGTGGCCATGTCCGCGCGCTGA
- a CDS encoding type IV toxin-antitoxin system AbiEi family antitoxin domain-containing protein, with translation MGNRLRRRPGYKTRPSVMALAEHLGLLRSRDLEAHGVPRSELNLLRNLGAMREVAPGVWAPSNAWVNATAIAAKRVPQGVLCLKSALWVHGLLPQAPSEVWMAIGERARKPTWTEPPLQLVRFSGRARTEGVEHRRLGPLPIVVYGAAKTVADLFKYRNKLGFPIAVSAIRDTLLSGLSTAEDIWRFAEICRVTKVIRHYLDVLEARRGQDIRLARQAFLARERARARSQEAPLPGHPESAG, from the coding sequence ATGGGGAACAGATTGCGACGGAGGCCTGGATACAAGACCCGGCCCTCCGTGATGGCACTGGCGGAGCACTTGGGGTTGCTTCGCTCGCGGGACCTGGAAGCACATGGCGTCCCACGAAGCGAGCTCAACCTGCTCCGCAACCTGGGTGCGATGCGGGAAGTCGCGCCGGGCGTCTGGGCGCCATCCAACGCCTGGGTCAACGCAACGGCAATCGCGGCCAAGCGCGTCCCCCAGGGCGTGCTCTGTCTCAAATCCGCGCTGTGGGTCCATGGCCTGCTGCCGCAAGCCCCCTCGGAAGTCTGGATGGCCATCGGGGAGCGAGCTCGAAAGCCCACGTGGACCGAGCCACCACTCCAATTGGTGCGCTTCTCGGGGCGGGCTCGAACGGAAGGCGTCGAGCACCGACGCCTCGGGCCACTGCCCATCGTGGTCTATGGGGCCGCGAAGACTGTCGCGGACCTGTTCAAGTATCGCAACAAGCTGGGATTCCCCATCGCGGTGAGTGCGATCCGCGACACGCTCCTGTCTGGACTCAGCACGGCCGAGGACATCTGGCGCTTCGCGGAAATCTGCCGCGTCACGAAGGTCATCCGGCATTACCTGGATGTCCTTGAGGCGAGGAGGGGTCAGGACATCCGGCTCGCGCGACAGGCGTTTCTTGCTCGTGAACGGGCACGCGCCAGGAGTCAGGAAGCGCCACTCCCCGGCCATCCGGAGAGCGCCGGCTGA
- a CDS encoding OmpA family protein produces the protein MNRTLLSLLVVVSLTGCASKQKTSSATDTLPDSHNNRAPTAVAATPRTSADDDEEALRRMGALAADPVYFELDSATLKPESREMLNQLATALRERPATRVTVSGHTCELGTVEYNIALGHRRAAVVRDYLRNLGVAPAQLSIISYGEERPLSEAHTDEAFRKNRRAEFTFSSAEHATRAKSH, from the coding sequence ATGAACCGAACCCTCCTGTCCCTCCTGGTCGTGGTCAGCCTGACTGGTTGCGCCTCCAAGCAGAAGACGTCCTCTGCCACGGACACGCTGCCGGATTCGCACAACAACCGCGCGCCCACCGCCGTGGCGGCGACGCCTCGGACGTCGGCCGATGACGACGAGGAGGCGCTGCGGCGCATGGGCGCACTGGCCGCGGACCCCGTGTACTTCGAGCTCGACTCGGCCACGCTGAAGCCCGAGTCCCGCGAGATGCTCAACCAGCTCGCCACCGCGCTGCGTGAGCGGCCGGCGACGCGCGTCACCGTGTCGGGCCACACCTGCGAGCTGGGCACCGTCGAGTACAACATCGCGCTGGGCCACCGGCGCGCCGCCGTGGTGCGCGACTACCTGCGCAACCTGGGCGTCGCTCCCGCGCAGCTCTCCATCATCTCCTACGGTGAGGAGCGGCCGCTGTCGGAGGCCCACACGGACGAGGCGTTCCGCAAGAACCGCCGCGCGGAGTTCACCTTCTCCTCGGCCGAGCACGCGACGCGCGCGAAGTCCCACTGA
- a CDS encoding two-component system sensor histidine kinase NtrB, with the protein MRLSVLPVLLLCLVLSGIIAGVLHFMQRDRQALVDQMARERQAQLQEAVRGVSAALEGAEEDLRFAGELLAQPGTAEEHRREMRALLEAVGQYKAILVFGTDGQERLRLVDRRSAASMTHQFTAEDLAHTVEQARRHPPGHIVSSPPLPRARTGWLRAFATALPEDAPDGGGVVVVLVDAEPLFAPLKLLASDSETRLLVLGVHGTPGSLTHPSLSDAFGRLATEGHQTPGLTSLVQRMRAGESGTLVIERQEAARLGLGDSEAVVTFSPVRFKNGTAWPVATLASTRVLRTHERSLILRLSLAAVLVSGFIIAFGVYVVLAHSRAEALRESQRHAQRLAHLHDKTQKILDHIPTGVLALSASRHISAANRALSARMPADAVGQTLAAAFPHAQAPVIQRLEDLVHAATLDGRVRNLHGEPLCLFEEQGQYNVHAVPLEPSTSDVHTLVVIEDLSNLRALEGQLLRAEKLATVGVLAAGIAHEIGTPLGIVRGRAEYVMEKLGPGHAQGPGLGTIVEQIDRVSRTLRQLLDFSRLQPADAQAVALEPLVHSVRELLWMEVERRRLKLEVDVAAGMPAVAADPDQFQQVLINLVINACDACEPGGRVRLSASLDTENAPGAWDMVRVEVEDNGCGISPHHVHQVFDPFFTTKKRGQGTGLGLTMVAHIVRNHGGRIELDSAPERGTRVTVRWPVAALAGEERHVV; encoded by the coding sequence ATGCGCCTGTCCGTCTTGCCAGTCCTGCTGTTGTGCCTGGTGCTCTCCGGCATCATCGCGGGGGTCCTGCACTTCATGCAGCGAGACAGGCAGGCCCTGGTGGACCAGATGGCCCGCGAGCGGCAGGCCCAGCTCCAGGAGGCCGTGCGAGGCGTCTCGGCGGCCCTGGAGGGCGCGGAGGAGGACCTCCGCTTCGCCGGTGAGCTGCTCGCCCAGCCCGGCACCGCCGAGGAGCATCGCCGGGAGATGCGCGCCCTGCTGGAGGCGGTGGGGCAATACAAGGCCATCCTCGTCTTCGGCACGGACGGCCAGGAGCGGCTCCGGCTGGTGGACCGGCGCAGCGCGGCGTCGATGACGCACCAGTTCACCGCCGAGGACCTCGCGCACACCGTGGAGCAGGCGCGGCGTCATCCGCCGGGACACATCGTCTCCTCCCCGCCCCTGCCCCGCGCCCGCACCGGTTGGCTGCGCGCCTTCGCCACCGCGCTTCCGGAAGACGCGCCGGACGGCGGCGGCGTGGTGGTGGTGCTGGTGGACGCCGAGCCGCTCTTCGCCCCGCTGAAGCTGCTCGCCTCGGATTCGGAGACACGGCTGCTGGTGCTGGGGGTTCACGGCACGCCCGGGTCGCTGACGCATCCCAGCTTGTCGGACGCCTTCGGGCGCCTCGCCACCGAGGGCCACCAGACGCCCGGGCTGACGTCGCTCGTCCAGCGGATGCGCGCGGGCGAATCCGGCACCCTCGTCATCGAGCGCCAGGAGGCCGCCCGGCTCGGGCTGGGTGACTCCGAGGCGGTGGTCACCTTCAGCCCCGTTCGCTTCAAGAACGGCACGGCGTGGCCGGTGGCGACGCTTGCCAGCACCCGGGTGCTGCGCACGCACGAGCGCAGCTTGATTCTGCGCCTGTCGCTGGCCGCGGTGCTCGTCTCCGGGTTCATCATCGCCTTTGGCGTGTACGTGGTGCTCGCGCACAGCCGCGCCGAGGCCCTGCGGGAGAGTCAGCGCCACGCGCAGCGGCTGGCCCACCTGCACGACAAGACGCAGAAGATTCTCGACCACATCCCCACGGGGGTGCTGGCGCTCTCCGCGTCCCGGCACATCTCCGCCGCCAACCGCGCGCTCAGCGCCCGCATGCCCGCGGACGCCGTGGGCCAGACGCTGGCCGCCGCCTTCCCCCACGCCCAGGCCCCCGTCATCCAGCGCCTGGAGGACCTGGTCCACGCGGCCACGCTCGATGGCCGCGTGCGCAACCTCCATGGCGAGCCGCTGTGCCTCTTCGAGGAGCAGGGCCAGTACAACGTCCACGCGGTGCCGCTGGAGCCCAGCACCTCGGACGTCCACACGCTGGTCGTCATCGAGGACCTGAGCAACCTGCGCGCGCTGGAGGGACAGTTGCTGCGCGCGGAGAAGCTCGCCACGGTGGGCGTGCTGGCGGCCGGCATCGCGCATGAGATTGGCACGCCGCTGGGCATCGTCCGTGGCCGCGCCGAGTACGTCATGGAGAAGCTGGGCCCGGGCCATGCGCAGGGGCCCGGCCTGGGCACCATCGTCGAGCAGATTGACAGGGTGAGCCGGACGCTGCGCCAACTGCTCGACTTCTCGCGGCTCCAGCCGGCGGACGCGCAGGCCGTGGCGCTGGAGCCCCTGGTGCACAGCGTGCGCGAGCTCCTGTGGATGGAGGTCGAGCGCCGCCGGTTGAAGCTGGAGGTGGACGTGGCCGCTGGCATGCCCGCCGTGGCGGCGGACCCCGACCAGTTCCAGCAGGTGCTCATCAACCTGGTCATCAACGCGTGCGACGCCTGCGAACCCGGCGGCCGCGTGCGGCTGAGCGCGAGCCTGGACACGGAGAACGCGCCGGGCGCCTGGGACATGGTGCGCGTGGAAGTGGAAGACAACGGCTGCGGCATCTCCCCCCACCACGTCCACCAGGTCTTCGACCCCTTTTTCACCACCAAGAAGCGAGGCCAGGGCACCGGCCTGGGCCTGACGATGGTGGCGCACATCGTGCGCAACCACGGAGGCCGCATCGAACTGGACAGCGCGCCCGAGCGCGGCACCCGCGTCACCGTGCGCTGGCCCGTGGCCGCACTCGCCGGAGAGGAGCGACATGTCGTCTAG
- a CDS encoding DUF3014 domain-containing protein, with protein sequence MNNPEVVTKSPSRLHVGVAVAAVVVVFAGMGTWLVLRQSSTALPNPSQAVIPKPSHPSVAPRAESALPSSAEMDALMRSRLARASALPEFAGWLRENDLLRRFVTVVGNVAAGDSPREAVSFLAPGGTFEARRKAGKHVIEKQSYARYDVIGKVVGSLDMGVLVSTYREVRHLAERLHKENARPGSTFDATLHLAFEQVLSVPVIDGDVEVVPKGAMYVYADPKLESLTAAQKHLLRMGPQNLRRIQGKVREASQQLTQQASRR encoded by the coding sequence ATGAACAACCCTGAAGTGGTGACGAAGTCTCCCAGCCGGCTGCACGTGGGCGTGGCCGTTGCGGCGGTGGTGGTGGTGTTCGCGGGCATGGGCACGTGGCTGGTGCTCCGGCAGTCGTCGACGGCGCTGCCCAACCCGTCGCAGGCGGTGATTCCCAAGCCGTCCCATCCGAGCGTGGCGCCTCGCGCGGAGAGCGCGCTGCCCTCCTCGGCGGAGATGGACGCGCTGATGCGCTCGCGGCTCGCGCGGGCCTCGGCCCTGCCGGAGTTCGCCGGGTGGCTGCGGGAGAATGACTTGCTGCGCCGCTTCGTCACCGTCGTGGGGAACGTGGCGGCCGGAGACAGCCCGCGCGAGGCCGTGAGCTTCCTCGCCCCGGGCGGCACCTTCGAGGCGCGCCGCAAGGCCGGCAAGCACGTCATCGAGAAGCAGAGCTACGCGCGCTACGACGTCATCGGCAAGGTGGTGGGCTCGCTCGACATGGGCGTGCTGGTGTCCACGTACCGCGAGGTGCGGCACCTGGCCGAGCGCCTCCACAAGGAGAACGCGCGCCCGGGCAGCACGTTCGACGCGACGCTTCACCTCGCCTTCGAGCAGGTGCTCTCCGTGCCCGTCATCGACGGTGACGTGGAAGTGGTTCCCAAGGGCGCCATGTACGTCTACGCCGACCCGAAGCTCGAGTCGCTGACGGCCGCGCAGAAGCACCTGCTGCGCATGGGTCCGCAGAACCTCCGCCGCATCCAGGGCAAGGTGCGCGAGGCGTCCCAGCAGCTCACCCAGCAGGCGTCCCGCCGCTGA
- a CDS encoding DUF2378 family protein: protein MTSSEKLVFTQTVEALFVRALENRLTPACREHLRRAGLDLDQKLERSYTLEQWKEFLRIAAGHVYGGVPAEAAYYSLGERFMDAYFGTFFGRALLGVVRLAGPRRMLLRSGMGFRAGNNFSVVEIVERGPTSLELRMNDVLADMPTFAAGLLARAVELCGGWRVVSIPEEFDGTAATFHIRWAEAPAEAALTATDDDSGASRPRA, encoded by the coding sequence ATGACTTCTTCCGAGAAGCTTGTTTTCACCCAAACCGTTGAGGCGCTCTTCGTTCGCGCCCTCGAGAACCGGCTCACCCCGGCGTGCCGCGAGCACCTGCGCCGGGCGGGACTGGACCTCGACCAGAAGTTGGAGCGGTCCTACACCCTGGAGCAGTGGAAGGAGTTCCTCCGCATCGCCGCTGGCCACGTCTACGGCGGCGTCCCCGCCGAGGCGGCCTACTACTCGCTGGGCGAGCGGTTCATGGACGCGTACTTCGGCACCTTCTTCGGCCGGGCCCTGCTGGGCGTTGTCCGGCTCGCCGGTCCGCGGCGGATGCTGCTGCGCTCGGGGATGGGCTTTCGCGCCGGCAACAACTTCAGTGTGGTCGAAATCGTCGAGCGAGGGCCGACGTCGCTGGAGCTTCGGATGAACGACGTGCTGGCCGACATGCCGACCTTCGCCGCGGGCCTGCTGGCGCGCGCGGTGGAGCTGTGCGGCGGCTGGCGGGTGGTCTCCATCCCCGAGGAGTTCGACGGCACCGCGGCCACGTTCCACATCCGCTGGGCGGAGGCTCCCGCCGAGGCGGCCCTCACCGCGACGGATGACGACTCCGGCGCGTCCCGGCCCCGCGCGTAA